TCTCGGCGGCATCGCCGCGGGACTCTCGATACTGCTCGGAACGGCGGCGTGGTTCGTCTCGCGCCGCGGACGCGGGCCGGTGCCGGCCGCCGCGGTGCTGGTATGTTTTCTTCCGCTGCTTTTTACGGGATGCTCGCAGGGTCCACGCGACATCGACATGGGCAGGGAAGCGTGCGCGAACTGCTCCATGACCATCACCGACGCGCGTTTCGCCGCGGAACTTGTCACCAGCACCTCGAAGGTCTACGTCTTCGATGCGATAGAATGTCTCGCGGCCTACATCAACGACGCAAAGGTGAACGAAGCCGACATCGCCTCGCTGTGGACGATGCGCCATGATGCACCCGGCACCTTCACCGACGCGGCAAAGGCCTGGTATCTGCGCGCGGACGGCATTCAAAGCCCCATGGGTATGCATCTCGCGGCCTTCGAGAACGAGCCCGCCTTCAGCGAGGCGCGAAAAAAGGAAGGTGGTGAACTGCTGCGATGGACCGGCGTCCGCCTGCGTGTAGCGAAAGAATGGGACGATGAAGACGCGGAATGATCCGCGGCTCATGCCCTGGGCAGCGGCGATAGTTGTGTGTGCCCTGCTGCACACGGGCATGCCGGCATCACATGCCGCGCGTATACACATCCGCCCCGCGCCCGGCGCCCTCCGCGCCGGCCTGGCCGAGGCCGCAGCAGGAGACACGCTGCTCGTGCAGGCGGGATTGTATCGGGAACACACGCTCACGGTGGACAAACCCCTGACCATACTCGGCGATCGCGGGGCGGTGATCAACGCGCAGGGACGCGGCGCCATCTTTCTCGTCACGGCCGATCACGTCACCCTGCGCGGACTCACCTTGCGGGAGACCGGTCTCAGCTACGTCGAGGACCGTGCAGCCGTAAAATGTATCAAAGGCATGTGGGCGCGCTTCGAGGATCTGCGTATCGAGCGCAGCATGTTCGGTGTGTACTTCTCGCGGTCGCGCCATGGGATCGTGCGGCGCTGCCGCATTGTCGGTGAGGCGGTGACGGAATCGAATTCCGGGAACGGCATCCACTCTTGGTACGGCGATTCGCTCCTCATCGAGGACAATGTTGTGCGTGGTCACCGCGACGGCGTGTATCTCGAATTCACGCGGCACACGCTTGTACGGGGCAACACCAGCGAGAACAATCTCCGCTACGGTCTGCACTTCATGTTCTCCGACGACGACGTGTACGAGTACAACCACTTCATCCGCAACGGCGCGGGAGCGGCCGTCATGTACACGCGCCGCGTCGACATGCGCGGGAACGTGTTCCGGGATAACTGGGGTCCGGCATCCTACGGCCTGCTGTTGAAGGACATCTACGACAGCAACATTCACGACAACGTGTTCGAGCGCAACACCGCCGCGATATATGCCGAGGGCGGGGCGCGCCTCACAGTGACGCGGAATATCCTGCGTGCAAACGGGTGGGCCGTGCGTTTGATGGCCAACTGCACCGACAACGTGTTTTCCGCGAATGTTTTTGAAGCGAACAGCTTCGATGTCGCCACCAACAGCACGCGCAACAATAGTCTGTTCCGCGCGAATTTCTGGGACGCGT
This region of Ignavibacteriota bacterium genomic DNA includes:
- a CDS encoding nitrous oxide reductase accessory protein NosL, with the translated sequence MSRTSRLLMAAAAALLATTFFLPLWSITLEAPQYPEGIGMNIYLHTVAGVKPNDLDNINGLNHYIGMKKIQPDSIAELRYMPSIMGGMLLLAAIAAVAGRRWLVLTWVLLFLGVAIAGLVDYYQWGYDYGHDLDPRAIIKIPGMSYQPPLIGSEQILNFTAHSWPGLGGIAAGLSILLGTAAWFVSRRGRGPVPAAAVLVCFLPLLFTGCSQGPRDIDMGREACANCSMTITDARFAAELVTSTSKVYVFDAIECLAAYINDAKVNEADIASLWTMRHDAPGTFTDAAKAWYLRADGIQSPMGMHLAAFENEPAFSEARKKEGGELLRWTGVRLRVAKEWDDEDAE
- a CDS encoding nitrous oxide reductase family maturation protein NosD; translation: MKTRNDPRLMPWAAAIVVCALLHTGMPASHAARIHIRPAPGALRAGLAEAAAGDTLLVQAGLYREHTLTVDKPLTILGDRGAVINAQGRGAIFLVTADHVTLRGLTLRETGLSYVEDRAAVKCIKGMWARFEDLRIERSMFGVYFSRSRHGIVRRCRIVGEAVTESNSGNGIHSWYGDSLLIEDNVVRGHRDGVYLEFTRHTLVRGNTSENNLRYGLHFMFSDDDVYEYNHFIRNGAGAAVMYTRRVDMRGNVFRDNWGPASYGLLLKDIYDSNIHDNVFERNTAAIYAEGGARLTVTRNILRANGWAVRLMANCTDNVFSANVFEANSFDVATNSTRNNSLFRANFWDAYRGYDLDHDGFGDTPFRPVRVFSHIVEQNPPALILLNSFFIALLDITERVFPSVTPETLVDARPLLRRPEGGAMTLKERVR